One window from the genome of Terriglobia bacterium encodes:
- a CDS encoding aminotransferase class V-fold PLP-dependent enzyme, with protein MTDNGQRNNPPNDDLLRFRAEFPILERTTYMISNSLGAMPRGVYDSVHSYCDDWATRGVRAWEEKWWMMAQEVGDAIGAIMNAPAGSVSLQLNVASCQAVIASCFDFSGKRNKVVYSDMNFPSIMYFWEAQRARGARVHMVRTDDGVHVPTGRLVDAIDEETLLVPISHVVFRSSYIKDVKAIVEKAHKVGALVVLDCFQSLGNVPVDVQDFNVDFCVGGVLKWLCGGAGTSYLYVKPDLAKKLQPTFTGWFAHEHPFDFEIGPSKYGEQPFRFMQGTSNVPGFYTAMPGLKIIREAGVERIRAKSKRMTARLIELADQRGWKVNAPRDPELRGGTVAIDMPNAQEVCQELLRRDVLVDFRPRAGVRFSPHFYNTLEEIDRAIQTVDEILSKMGVAAGAR; from the coding sequence ATGACCGACAACGGGCAGAGAAACAATCCGCCAAACGACGACCTGCTGCGCTTCCGAGCGGAGTTCCCCATCCTGGAGCGCACCACTTACATGATCAGCAACTCGCTCGGCGCCATGCCCCGCGGCGTGTATGACTCAGTACATTCGTACTGTGACGACTGGGCCACCCGCGGCGTCCGCGCCTGGGAAGAAAAATGGTGGATGATGGCCCAGGAAGTGGGCGACGCCATCGGCGCCATCATGAACGCGCCCGCCGGCTCGGTGAGCTTGCAGCTCAACGTGGCTTCCTGCCAAGCGGTCATCGCCAGTTGCTTTGACTTCAGCGGCAAGCGCAACAAGGTCGTTTACAGTGACATGAACTTCCCTTCGATTATGTATTTCTGGGAAGCCCAGCGCGCGCGCGGCGCCCGCGTCCACATGGTCCGCACTGACGACGGCGTCCACGTCCCCACCGGCCGACTGGTTGACGCCATTGACGAAGAGACTCTTCTGGTCCCCATCTCGCACGTGGTCTTCCGCAGCTCTTATATCAAGGACGTAAAAGCCATCGTGGAGAAGGCGCACAAAGTGGGCGCGCTGGTTGTGCTGGACTGCTTCCAGTCGCTCGGCAACGTGCCCGTCGACGTCCAAGACTTCAACGTGGACTTCTGCGTTGGCGGCGTTTTGAAGTGGCTCTGCGGCGGCGCGGGCACTTCCTACCTTTATGTAAAGCCGGACCTGGCCAAAAAGCTTCAACCCACCTTCACCGGATGGTTCGCCCACGAACACCCGTTCGACTTTGAGATTGGCCCCAGCAAGTACGGCGAGCAGCCTTTCCGCTTTATGCAGGGGACGTCCAACGTTCCGGGATTTTATACGGCAATGCCCGGACTCAAGATCATCCGCGAGGCCGGCGTGGAGCGCATCCGCGCAAAATCCAAACGCATGACCGCGCGCCTGATCGAGCTGGCTGACCAGCGCGGCTGGAAGGTGAACGCTCCGCGCGACCCCGAGCTGCGCGGCGGCACCGTGGCCATTGATATGCCCAACGCGCAGGAGGTTTGCCAGGAACTGTTGCGTCGCGACGTACTGGTGGACTTCCGTCCCCGCGCCGGCGTGCGCTTCTCGCCGCACTTCTACAACACTTTGGAGGAAATTGACCGCGCCATCCAGACCGTGGACGAAATCCTCAGCAAGATGGGCGTGGCGGCCGGAGCGCGGTAG
- a CDS encoding sigma-54 dependent transcriptional regulator: protein MKASLLIVDDDANTLASLSRAFRLAGHEVTVCDNPVRALEMVKAEPFDLIFSDVVMPVMDGLKLLEAIRAAGVVTPVVMMSGQAHIEMAVKATRLGAMDFLEKPISTDKLLLTVQNALRMERLKQENQQLRQKLGGDGIVYTGEKMKRLLAQVDRVAASETRVCILGETGTGKELIARTVHEKSSRREGPFITLNCAAVPAELIESELFGHEKGSFTGAAGRHIGKFEQAHEGTLFLDEIGDMPLAMQAKLLRVLEQGEVERIGGDKPVKVNVRVVVATHRNLEEQTRQGGFRQDLFHRIFVFPVVLPPLRERPEDIPALAAHFAAQITKQNGWKDVTFSPDALQALQAYAWPGNIRELRNVVERLLLFAESDTITAATVQTALPGQASASGSAGGMALASGSGTLAERVEQVERQIILEEIKRQNHHITNAAKALGLERSHLYKKCQQLGIDLREMRK from the coding sequence ATGAAAGCCTCACTCCTCATCGTTGACGACGACGCCAACACGCTGGCGTCACTTTCCCGCGCCTTCCGTCTGGCCGGGCATGAAGTCACCGTGTGTGACAATCCGGTGCGCGCGCTGGAGATGGTCAAAGCCGAGCCCTTTGACCTGATCTTCTCTGACGTGGTGATGCCGGTGATGGACGGCCTGAAACTGCTCGAAGCAATCCGCGCCGCGGGCGTGGTCACGCCAGTGGTGATGATGTCCGGCCAGGCGCACATTGAGATGGCGGTGAAAGCCACGCGCCTGGGCGCCATGGATTTTCTGGAAAAGCCCATCTCCACGGACAAGCTGCTGCTCACGGTGCAGAACGCGCTGCGCATGGAGCGGCTCAAGCAGGAAAACCAGCAACTTCGCCAGAAGCTGGGCGGCGACGGCATCGTCTACACCGGAGAGAAGATGAAGCGCCTGCTGGCCCAGGTGGACCGCGTGGCCGCCAGCGAAACGCGGGTGTGCATTCTGGGCGAGACCGGCACGGGCAAAGAGCTGATCGCGCGGACCGTCCACGAGAAGAGCAGCCGGCGGGAAGGCCCGTTCATCACGCTCAACTGCGCGGCCGTCCCGGCGGAGCTGATCGAGTCGGAACTGTTTGGCCATGAGAAAGGTTCGTTCACCGGAGCGGCGGGGCGGCACATCGGAAAGTTTGAGCAGGCGCACGAAGGCACGCTGTTTCTGGACGAGATCGGCGACATGCCGCTGGCCATGCAGGCCAAGCTGCTGCGCGTGCTGGAGCAGGGAGAAGTGGAACGCATCGGCGGCGACAAGCCGGTCAAGGTCAACGTGCGCGTGGTGGTGGCCACGCATCGCAACCTGGAAGAGCAGACGCGCCAGGGCGGGTTCCGCCAGGACCTGTTTCATCGCATCTTCGTGTTTCCCGTGGTGCTGCCGCCGCTGCGGGAGCGTCCGGAGGACATTCCGGCGCTGGCCGCGCACTTTGCCGCGCAAATTACAAAACAAAATGGATGGAAAGACGTGACGTTCTCTCCCGACGCGCTGCAGGCGCTTCAGGCTTACGCGTGGCCGGGGAACATCCGCGAACTGCGCAACGTGGTGGAGCGCCTGCTGCTGTTCGCCGAATCTGACACCATCACCGCCGCCACGGTGCAGACCGCGCTTCCGGGACAGGCGTCGGCTTCAGGAAGCGCGGGCGGCATGGCCTTGGCGTCCGGGTCAGGGACGCTGGCCGAACGGGTGGAGCAGGTGGAGCGGCAGATCATCCTGGAGGAGATCAAGCGGCAGAACCATCACATCACCAACGCCGCCAAGGCGCTGGGTCTGGAACGCAGCCACCTTTATAAGAAGTGCCAGCAGCTGGGGATTGATCTGCGGGAGATGCGGAAGTAG
- a CDS encoding HAMP domain-containing histidine kinase, with product MSLRTKLLLVVAMGIAASVGAVAWLIEERAHEAFRQVEEERTAGLVNQFRREFDHEGEEIIHGVETIANSDSMLRMTTEITNGADVAVYMNEAAGYAAAQRLDFLDFISPDGTIISSAHWPARVGYKQRWFLDPAVPLPQPAFLRHVENQQGSTLAMLCLRPVRTHGANYYLVGGRRLDAVLKSLSPPEGVRVSIYSVPEQGPPEVLTSTAPGAAKDTLDVNKFMATIQKSIAENSEQATTVEWGRAMQLEEIVHVIPLPGYSGKVPAALLVGNSLEQELTLEKRIRNISLIIAGVGVFLGVVITGILTTRMSSPVKKLAAAAAQVGQGNWDVRVDVKSKDEVGKLAVAFNKMTEELMAQRERLVQSERVAAWRELARRLAHELKNPLFPLQITVENLLRARENTPQEFDEVFRESTATLLAEIANLKTIIGRFSDFSKMPAPQLQAVDLDELVRSVVQLFQGQLTRGANKIEPVLDLGRPPQISGDPVLLRRVIENLVLNAIDAMPKGGKLTFRTAADGKFAVLDVSDSGTGLTQEECERLFTPYYTTKQHGTGLGLAIAQSVVSDHQGRISVSSRKDQGTTFHVELPLWNSD from the coding sequence GTGTCATTGCGGACCAAACTTCTTCTGGTGGTGGCCATGGGCATTGCAGCCAGCGTGGGCGCCGTGGCCTGGCTGATTGAAGAGCGCGCGCATGAGGCGTTTCGCCAGGTGGAAGAAGAACGGACCGCGGGCCTGGTGAACCAGTTTCGCCGCGAGTTTGACCACGAAGGCGAAGAAATTATTCACGGCGTGGAGACCATCGCCAATTCTGATTCCATGCTGCGCATGACCACGGAGATCACCAACGGCGCGGACGTGGCCGTCTACATGAACGAGGCCGCCGGGTATGCTGCCGCGCAGCGCCTGGATTTTCTGGATTTCATCTCGCCCGACGGCACCATTATTTCTTCCGCGCACTGGCCGGCGCGTGTCGGCTACAAGCAGCGGTGGTTTTTGGATCCGGCGGTCCCGCTTCCGCAGCCGGCCTTTCTCCGCCACGTGGAAAACCAGCAGGGCAGCACGCTGGCCATGCTGTGCCTGCGTCCGGTGCGTACGCACGGCGCGAATTACTACCTGGTCGGCGGGCGTCGCCTGGACGCGGTGCTGAAATCGCTTTCGCCACCGGAAGGGGTCCGCGTCTCCATTTACAGCGTGCCGGAGCAAGGACCGCCGGAGGTCCTGACCTCCACCGCGCCGGGCGCGGCGAAAGACACGCTGGACGTCAACAAGTTCATGGCCACCATCCAGAAGTCCATCGCGGAAAACTCCGAGCAAGCCACCACCGTGGAGTGGGGACGGGCCATGCAGTTGGAAGAGATTGTCCACGTGATTCCCCTGCCCGGTTATTCCGGCAAGGTGCCAGCGGCGCTGCTGGTGGGCAACTCGCTGGAGCAGGAGCTGACGCTGGAAAAACGTATCCGCAATATCAGCCTGATCATCGCCGGCGTGGGCGTATTTCTGGGCGTGGTGATTACCGGTATTCTGACCACGCGCATGAGCAGTCCGGTGAAAAAGCTGGCCGCTGCCGCGGCCCAGGTGGGCCAAGGCAACTGGGACGTGCGCGTGGACGTGAAGTCGAAGGATGAAGTGGGCAAGCTGGCTGTGGCCTTCAACAAAATGACGGAAGAGCTGATGGCCCAGCGCGAACGCCTGGTGCAGAGCGAACGCGTGGCCGCGTGGCGCGAGCTGGCGCGACGCCTGGCGCATGAACTCAAGAACCCGCTCTTTCCCCTGCAGATCACCGTGGAAAACCTGCTGCGCGCGCGGGAAAACACTCCACAGGAGTTTGACGAAGTCTTTCGCGAAAGCACGGCGACGTTGCTGGCGGAGATCGCGAACTTGAAGACCATTATCGGGCGCTTCAGCGATTTTTCGAAGATGCCCGCGCCGCAACTCCAGGCCGTGGACCTGGACGAACTTGTCCGCAGCGTGGTCCAACTCTTTCAGGGCCAGCTTACGCGCGGCGCCAACAAGATTGAGCCGGTGCTGGATCTGGGGAGGCCGCCGCAGATCAGCGGCGATCCGGTGCTGTTGCGGCGAGTGATCGAGAACCTGGTGCTCAACGCCATTGACGCCATGCCCAAAGGCGGCAAGCTGACGTTCCGCACCGCCGCCGACGGCAAGTTCGCGGTACTCGATGTCTCCGACAGCGGCACCGGTCTGACGCAGGAAGAATGCGAGCGCCTGTTCACGCCGTACTACACCACCAAGCAGCACGGGACGGGGCTGGGCCTGGCGATCGCGCAGTCGGTGGTGAGCGACCACCAGGGACGCATCAGCGTGAGCAGCCGGAAAGACCAGGGAACCACTTTTCATGTAGAGTTGCCGTTGTGGAATAGCGACTAG